The sequence TGCGAATAGGTAATACTTGGAAAGCCCGATTTTCGGACCCAAATTCGCGCCTGTTTTTTAGCAACACAGACCCCATTTCATGCGCCGAACATAGGGATGAAGACATACTATGACCTGATTGACCAGACATTTGAATTTCCGACGCGAGAATTCAATGTTGAGAACAACGAACTGATGTTCAACAATGTACCGCTAATGGACATTGTAAAACAGTATGGGACTCCCCTAAAACTGACCTATTTGCCGAAAATCACGGAGCATATCGATCATGCAAAACTGCTGTTCAGAAATGCCATGAAGCGGTATAATTACAAGGGGAATTACACCTACTGTTATTGTACGAAGTCATCCCATTTTCGGTTTGTGCTTGACGAGGTTCTTAAAAACAACGTGCACCTCGAAACATCATCGGCTTACGATATCCCTATTCTGAGAGAATTGTATAAAGCCGGTAAGTTTAACAAAAGCACCTATATAATCTGCAATGGCTACAAACGGCCGTTGTACACCCAATACATCAGCGAGCTCATTAACGATGGGTTCACGAACTGTATTCCAGTACTCGATAACCTCAAGGAAATTGAGGCTTATGAAAACGCGGTAACAGCCGAAACCGTCAATTTTGGAATTCGGATCGCTACCGACGAAGAACCGAACTTCGCGTTTTATACATCTCGTCTGGGTATTCGCTATAGCGATGTCAATGAACTGTATCGAAACAAAATACAGCCCAATGAGCGATTTAAGCTCAAAATGCTGCATTTCTTCATCAATACAGGCATTAAAGACAGTGCGTATTATTGGAGTGAGTTGAGTCGCTTCATGTATAAATACTGCGAGTTACGGAAAATTTGCCCTGATCTCGATTCAATTGACATTGGGGGCGGAATGCCAATTCAAACGTC comes from Spirosoma aureum and encodes:
- a CDS encoding type III PLP-dependent enzyme domain-containing protein — encoded protein: MKTYYDLIDQTFEFPTREFNVENNELMFNNVPLMDIVKQYGTPLKLTYLPKITEHIDHAKLLFRNAMKRYNYKGNYTYCYCTKSSHFRFVLDEVLKNNVHLETSSAYDIPILRELYKAGKFNKSTYIICNGYKRPLYTQYISELINDGFTNCIPVLDNLKEIEAYENAVTAETVNFGIRIATDEEPNFAFYTSRLGIRYSDVNELYRNKIQPNERFKLKMLHFFINTGIKDSAYYWSELSRFMYKYCELRKICPDLDSIDIGGGMPIQTSFQFTYDYQAMIDQIVESIQWICNKNNVPVPHIFTEFGSYTVGESGAVIYKVIDQKLQNDKELWYMIDGSFITQLPDSWGLGQKYIMLSVNNWDNPYQKVNLGGLTCDSHDFYNTEAHSADLYLPIFDQDAEDQYIGLFHTGAYQESLGGYGGIQHCLIPAPQHVIIDKDEEGNLRSRLFAPEQNSEVMLKILGYGDAEPGMTELEATEAAEEREEEELVKEEN